Proteins encoded within one genomic window of Solea senegalensis isolate Sse05_10M linkage group LG11, IFAPA_SoseM_1, whole genome shotgun sequence:
- the gabrd gene encoding gamma-aminobutyric acid receptor subunit delta gives MEPPTFLLSSLAVLFVGGDIFTRAMLSDIGDYVGTDIEISWLPNLDDLMKGYARNFRPGIGGPPVNVAMAIEVASIDHISEANMEYTMTVFLRQSWHDDRLSYNHTNKTLGLDSRFVDKLWLPDTFIVNAKSAWFHDVTVENKLIRLQPNGVILYSSRITSTVACDMDLTKYPMDEQECMLDLESYGYSSEDIVYHWSESQRHIHGLDKLELSQFTITDYRFVTEMMNFKSAGRFPRLSLRFELRRNRGVYIIQSYMPSILLVAMSWVSFWISQSAVPARVSLGITTVLTMTTLMVSARSSLPRASAIKALDVYFWICYVFVFAALIEYAFAHYNADYRLKEKAKVKANKFSSESIVKNGKQAMVLFSLSVTGMNQGVVISSRQGRTQRSSSEIPGEGGTEEVEPRRRRSKQPEEREEGKKCCSKCVCKPIDADTIDIYARAVFPFTFAVVNVIYWVAYTM, from the exons ATGGAGCCCCCAACTTTCCTGCTGTCGAGTCTTGCTGTGCTCTTCGTCGGAGGAGACATTTTCACCAG GGCCATGCTGAGTGACATTGGGGACTATGTAGGTACAGACATTGAAATATCCTGGTTACCTAATCTGGATGATTTAATGAAGGGCTATGCCAGAAATTTTCGCCCTGGGATAGGAG GTCCCCCAGTGAACGTGGCCATGGCGATCGAAGTGGCCAGCATTGACCACATCTCTGAAGCCAACATG GAATACACCATGACTGTGTTCCTGCGGCAGAGCTGGCACGATGACCGGCTGTCCTACAATCACACCAACAAGACGCTGGGGTTGGACAGTCGCTTCGTGGACAAGCTGTGGCTTCCCGACACCTTCATCGTCAACGCCAAGTCAGCTTGGTTCCACGACGTGACTGTGGAGAACAAGCTGATCCGTCTGCAGCCCAACGGAGTCATTCTATACAGCAGCCG aATCACTTCGACAGTGGCGTGTGACATGGATCTGACCAAGTATCCCATGGATGAACAGGAGTGTATGCTGGACCTGGAAAGCT ACGGTTACTCCTCAGAGGACATTGTGTATCACTGGTCGGAGAGTCAGAGACACATCCATGGCCTGGACAAACTGGAGCTCTCCCAGTTCACCATCACAGACTATCGCTTTGTCACTGAGATGATGAACTTCAAATCTG CGGGACGATTTCCAAGGCTCAGCCTTCGCTTCGAGCTGAGACGTAATCGAGGCGTCTACATCATTCAGTCATATATGCCTTCCATATTACTGGTCGCCATGTCTTGGGTGTCCTTTTGGATCAGCCAATCCGCAGTTCCTGCTCGTGTCTCCTTAG GGATCACCACTGTCCTCACCATGACCACGCTGATGGTGAGCGCCCGCTCCTCCCTGCCGCGAGCGTCAGCCATCAAGGCCTTGGACGTCTACTTCTGGATCTGCTACGTGTTTGTGTTCGCGGCGCTCATCGAGTACGCCTTCGCACACTACAATGCTGACTACAGACTCAAAGAGAAGGCCAAGGTGAAAGCCAACAAGTTCAGCTCCGAG TCCATCGTAAAGAATGGCAAACAGGCTATGGTCCTCTTCTCCCTGTCGGTCACTGGTATGAACCAAGGTGTGGTGATTTCCAGCCGCCAGGGACGCACTCAGCGCTCCAGCAGTGAAATCCCCGGGGAGGGCGGcacagaggaggtggagccCAGGAGGAGAAGGTCCAAGCAgccggaggagagggaggaggggaaaaagtgCTGTTCCAAGTGCGTCTGCAAGCCCATCGACGCCGACACCATCGACATCTATGCCAGGGCCGTGTTCCCTTTCACTTTCGCCGTGGTGAACGTGATCTACTGGGTGGCATACACTATGTGA